Proteins encoded together in one Mycobacterium simiae window:
- the secA2 gene encoding accessory Sec system translocase SecA2 produces the protein MPQTTRTQPGRLTSRFWRLLGASTEKNRSRSLSQVSASSDYDEKAAGLKDEQLGKAAGLLNLDDLADSEDIAQFLALAREAAERTTGLRPFDVQLLGALRMLDGDVIEMATGEGKTLAGAIAAAGYAIAGRHVHVVTINDYLARRDAEWMGPLLEAMGLTVGWITGESTSEERRAAYGCDVTYASVNEIGFDVLRDQLVTDVKDLVSPNPDVALIDEADSVLVDEALVPLVLAGTTHRETPRLEIVKLVGELEAGADYDTDADSRNVHLTETGARKVEKALGGIDLYSEEHVVTTLTEINVALHAHVLLQRDVHYIVRDNAVHLINASRGRIAQLQRWPDGLQAAVEAKEGIETTETGEVLDTITVQALINRYATVCGMTGTALAAGEQLRQFYKLGVSPIPPNTPNIREDEPDRVYITAAAKNDAIVEHIATVHETGQPVLVGTRDVAESEELHERLVRRGVPAVVLNAKNDAEEAEVIAEAGKYGVVTVSTQMAGRGTDIRLGGSDEADHDRVAELGGLHVVGTGRHHTERLDNQLRGRAGRQGDPGSSVFFSSWEDDVVVANLDRNKLPEQTDDDGKILSPKAAGLLDHAQRVAEGRMLDVHANTWRYNQLTAQQRAIIVDRRNTLLRAATAREELAELAPKRYQELAETEGISQERLETICRQIMLYHLDRGWADHLAYLADIRESIHLRALGRQNPLDEFHRLAVDAFASLAADAIEAAQQTFETANVLDEEPGLDLSKLARPTSTWTYMVNDNPLSDDTLSTLSLPGVFR, from the coding sequence GTGCCACAGACCACCCGCACCCAACCCGGCCGCCTGACCAGCAGATTCTGGCGACTGCTCGGCGCAAGCACGGAAAAGAACCGCTCTCGCTCGCTGTCCCAGGTCAGCGCCTCGTCGGATTACGACGAGAAAGCCGCCGGCCTCAAGGACGAGCAGCTGGGCAAAGCGGCGGGCCTGCTCAACCTCGACGATCTCGCCGACTCCGAAGACATCGCGCAGTTCTTGGCGCTCGCCCGGGAAGCCGCCGAACGCACAACAGGCCTGCGGCCCTTCGACGTTCAGCTGCTGGGGGCGTTGCGCATGCTCGACGGCGACGTGATCGAAATGGCCACCGGCGAGGGTAAGACACTTGCCGGCGCGATCGCGGCCGCCGGCTACGCCATCGCCGGTCGGCACGTCCATGTCGTCACCATCAACGACTATCTCGCCCGCCGCGACGCCGAATGGATGGGTCCGCTGCTGGAGGCCATGGGGCTGACCGTCGGCTGGATCACCGGGGAGTCGACGAGCGAGGAGCGGCGGGCGGCCTACGGCTGCGACGTCACCTACGCGTCGGTCAACGAGATCGGTTTCGACGTCTTGCGCGATCAGCTGGTGACCGATGTGAAGGACTTGGTATCGCCCAATCCCGACGTGGCCCTGATCGACGAGGCCGACTCGGTACTGGTCGACGAGGCGTTGGTGCCGTTAGTGCTGGCCGGCACCACCCATCGTGAGACGCCGCGCCTTGAGATCGTCAAACTGGTCGGCGAGCTGGAGGCCGGTGCGGACTACGACACCGATGCCGACAGCCGCAACGTGCACCTCACCGAGACCGGTGCACGCAAGGTCGAGAAGGCGCTCGGCGGCATCGACCTGTACTCCGAGGAGCACGTCGTCACCACCCTCACGGAGATCAACGTCGCACTGCACGCCCACGTGCTGTTGCAGCGCGACGTGCACTACATCGTGCGCGACAACGCGGTCCATCTGATCAACGCCTCGCGGGGCCGCATCGCCCAGCTGCAGCGCTGGCCGGACGGGTTACAGGCCGCCGTCGAGGCGAAGGAAGGCATCGAGACCACCGAGACGGGCGAGGTGCTCGACACCATCACGGTGCAGGCGCTGATCAACCGCTACGCCACCGTCTGCGGGATGACCGGCACCGCGCTGGCCGCCGGTGAGCAGCTGCGCCAGTTCTATAAGCTCGGTGTTTCGCCAATTCCGCCGAATACTCCCAACATTCGTGAGGACGAACCGGACCGGGTCTATATCACCGCCGCCGCCAAGAACGACGCGATCGTCGAGCACATCGCGACGGTGCATGAGACCGGGCAACCGGTCCTGGTCGGAACCCGCGATGTGGCGGAGTCCGAGGAGCTGCACGAACGCCTGGTGCGCCGCGGCGTTCCCGCGGTCGTGCTGAACGCCAAGAACGACGCCGAAGAGGCCGAGGTGATCGCGGAGGCGGGCAAGTACGGCGTGGTCACCGTGTCAACCCAAATGGCTGGGCGGGGAACCGATATCCGCCTCGGCGGGTCCGACGAGGCCGACCATGATCGCGTCGCCGAGCTGGGCGGGTTGCACGTCGTCGGCACCGGCCGCCATCACACTGAACGGCTGGACAACCAGCTGCGCGGGCGTGCCGGCCGCCAGGGCGACCCGGGGTCGTCGGTGTTCTTCTCGAGTTGGGAGGACGACGTCGTCGTCGCCAACCTCGACCGCAACAAGCTGCCCGAGCAGACCGACGACGACGGAAAGATCCTCAGCCCCAAGGCAGCCGGGCTGCTCGACCATGCGCAACGCGTCGCCGAAGGGCGGATGCTGGACGTGCACGCGAACACCTGGCGCTATAACCAGCTGACCGCCCAACAACGCGCCATCATCGTGGACCGGCGAAACACGTTGTTGCGCGCGGCGACTGCGCGGGAAGAGCTGGCTGAGCTGGCGCCGAAGCGGTATCAGGAATTGGCCGAGACCGAGGGAATCTCGCAGGAGCGGCTAGAAACGATCTGCCGCCAGATCATGCTCTATCACCTGGACCGCGGCTGGGCCGACCATCTGGCCTATCTCGCCGACATCCGGGAGAGCATCCACTTGCGGGCGCTGGGCAGGCAAAATCCGCTCGACGAATTCCACCGGCTGGCCGTCGACGCCTTCGCGTCGCTGGCCGCCGACGCGATCGAGGCGGCTCAGCAGACGTTTGAAACCGCGAACGTCCTCGATGAGGAGCCCGGGCTGGATCTGTCCAAGCTGGCGAGGCCGACCTCGACGTGGACGTACATGGTCAACGACAATCCGCTGTCCGACGACACGCTGTCCACGCTGAGCCTCCCCGGAGTGTTCCGCTAA
- the garA gene encoding glycogen accumulation regulator GarA, producing MDSGSSQDQTSDEVTVETTSVFRADFLNELDAPAQSGAESTVSGVEGLPAGSALLVVKRGPNAGSRFLLDQPITSAGRHPDSDIFLDDVTVSRRHAEFRLENNEFHVVDVGSLNGTYVNREPVDSAVLANGDEVQIGKFRLVFLTGPKGDDNGGSGG from the coding sequence ATGGACTCAGGAAGTTCGCAAGACCAGACTTCTGACGAAGTCACCGTGGAAACGACTTCGGTCTTTCGCGCCGACTTCCTCAACGAATTGGACGCGCCGGCCCAGTCGGGCGCCGAGAGCACGGTCTCCGGGGTCGAGGGACTGCCGGCCGGCTCGGCGTTGCTGGTGGTCAAACGAGGCCCTAACGCGGGGTCGCGCTTCCTCCTCGACCAGCCCATCACCTCGGCGGGCCGGCATCCGGACAGCGACATCTTCCTCGACGACGTCACGGTCAGCCGCCGCCACGCCGAATTCAGGTTGGAAAACAACGAATTCCACGTGGTGGATGTGGGTAGCCTCAACGGCACCTACGTCAATCGCGAGCCGGTCGACTCCGCGGTGCTGGCTAACGGTGACGAGGTACAGATCGGCAAGTTCCGGCTGGTGTTTTTGACCGGCCCCAAGGGTGATGACAATGGGGGATCTGGAGGCTAG
- a CDS encoding CDP-alcohol phosphatidyltransferase family protein: MEQEPPDRVLTVPNALSAVRLLLIPVFIYLLVFAHANGWAVAILMFSGASDWADGKIARTLNQSSRLGVLLDPAVDRLYMVTVPVVLALSGIVPWWFVVTLLVRDGLLAATLPLLRSRGLTALPVTYVGKAATFALMSGFPLVLLGTWNALWSRVIGACGWGFLIWGLYAYLWSFVLYAVQMVMVLRQLPKVTRAVDHG; this comes from the coding sequence ATGGAGCAGGAGCCGCCAGACCGGGTGCTGACCGTGCCCAACGCGTTGAGCGCCGTCCGTCTGCTGCTCATCCCCGTGTTCATCTATCTGCTGGTATTCGCGCACGCCAATGGGTGGGCCGTGGCGATCCTGATGTTCAGCGGCGCCTCCGATTGGGCCGACGGCAAAATTGCGCGCACGCTGAACCAGTCGTCGCGGCTCGGTGTCCTGCTGGACCCTGCGGTCGACCGCCTCTACATGGTGACGGTGCCCGTCGTGCTGGCGCTGAGCGGCATCGTGCCGTGGTGGTTCGTGGTCACGTTGCTGGTGCGCGACGGGCTGCTGGCCGCCACGTTGCCCCTACTGCGCAGCCGTGGGTTGACGGCGCTGCCCGTCACCTATGTCGGCAAAGCGGCCACGTTCGCCTTGATGTCCGGCTTTCCGCTCGTTTTGCTGGGTACGTGGAACGCATTGTGGAGCCGCGTCATCGGCGCCTGCGGGTGGGGTTTTCTGATCTGGGGTCTGTACGCCTACCTGTGGTCGTTCGTCCTGTACGCGGTCCAGATGGTGATGGTGCTGCGCCAACTGCCGAAGGTCACCCGGGCGGTTGATCATGGCTGA
- the ftsR gene encoding transcriptional regulator FtsR, translating into MSAPDSSALAGMSIGAVLDLLRPDFPDVTISKIRFLEAEGLVTPQRAASGYRRFTAYDCARLRFILTAQRDHYLPLKVIRAQLDAQPDGELPPFGSPYGVPRLVSVTDGDTAPTPDAAAVAPTRVRLSREEVLERSGVDEDLLTALLKAGVISRGPGGFFDEHTVVILQCARALSDYGVEPRHLRAFRSAADRQSDLIAQIAGPLMKADKAGARDRADELAREVAALAITLHTSLIKSAVRDVLRR; encoded by the coding sequence GTGAGCGCACCCGATAGCTCGGCCCTGGCCGGGATGTCGATTGGGGCGGTCTTGGATCTGCTGAGGCCGGATTTCCCCGATGTCACGATTTCCAAGATTCGTTTCTTGGAAGCCGAAGGACTGGTGACGCCCCAGCGTGCCGCGTCGGGATACCGCAGATTCACCGCGTACGACTGCGCGCGGTTACGTTTCATCCTCACCGCACAGCGCGACCACTACCTGCCGCTGAAAGTGATCCGGGCACAGCTGGACGCCCAGCCCGACGGCGAGTTGCCGCCCTTCGGATCGCCTTATGGCGTACCACGATTGGTGTCGGTCACCGATGGCGACACCGCACCCACGCCCGATGCCGCCGCGGTTGCGCCCACCCGCGTGCGGTTGAGTCGCGAAGAGGTGTTGGAACGTTCCGGGGTTGACGAAGACCTGCTCACCGCCCTGCTCAAAGCCGGGGTGATCAGCCGCGGCCCGGGCGGGTTTTTCGACGAGCACACCGTGGTGATCTTGCAATGCGCCCGGGCGTTGTCCGACTACGGTGTCGAACCGCGGCATTTGCGTGCCTTCCGGTCGGCCGCCGACCGGCAGTCCGATTTGATCGCCCAGATCGCCGGGCCGTTGATGAAGGCCGACAAGGCCGGCGCCCGCGATCGCGCCGACGAGCTGGCGCGTGAGGTGGCCGCGCTGGCAATTACCTTGCACACGTCGCTGATCAAGTCGGCCGTTCGCGACGTTCTGCGACGCTGA
- a CDS encoding ABC transporter ATP-binding protein/permease translates to MGPTLFKPSIDWSSALVDSLQWVAIAWAVGAVCLLIVLVAFRFFTPWGRQFWRITRGYFVGAASVKVWLMLGVLLLSVLLAVRLTVLLSYQGNDLYTSVQIAVQGTAAGDDTVKQSGIQGFWMSIAIFCLLATLYVIRFMLDIYITQRFIIAWRMWLTAHLTDDWLDGKAYYRDLFIDNTIDNPDQRIQQDIDIFTANAGATPNIPSNGTGSTLLFGAVNAVASVISFAAILWNLSGDLTLFGVTLPRAMFWTVLVYVLIATVVAIWLGRPLIWLSFNNEKLNAAFRYALVRLRDAAEAVGFYRGELVERGQLWRRFTPIIDNYRKFVRRTIIFNGWNWSVSQAIVPLPWIIQAPRLFAGKINFGDVGQTATAFGNIHDSLSFFRNNYDAFASFRAAILRLHGLVDANAQGRALPALLVKPSEDTAVELAHVEVRTPEGDQLIDSLDVQLDTGDSLVITGRSGAGKTTLLRSLAELWPYASGTLCRPDGENATMFLSQLPYVPLGSLRTVVCYPNSPDDIREDMLRETLTKVALAPLIERLDEERDWAKVLSPGEQQRVAFARILLTKPRAVFLDEATSALDEGLEFALYQLLRSELPECVVVSVSHRHTVEQHHEQELQLLGGGQWRLGPVGSQPANV, encoded by the coding sequence TTGGGTCCGACGCTGTTCAAGCCATCCATCGACTGGTCGTCGGCACTAGTCGATTCCCTGCAGTGGGTCGCCATCGCTTGGGCGGTGGGCGCTGTCTGCCTGCTGATCGTGCTGGTGGCATTCAGGTTTTTCACACCGTGGGGCCGGCAGTTCTGGCGCATCACCCGCGGCTACTTCGTCGGCGCGGCCAGCGTGAAGGTGTGGTTGATGCTCGGCGTGCTGCTGCTTTCGGTGCTGCTCGCGGTGCGCCTCACCGTGTTGCTCAGCTACCAGGGCAACGACCTGTACACGTCGGTCCAGATCGCCGTCCAGGGCACGGCCGCGGGTGATGACACCGTCAAACAGTCTGGCATTCAGGGTTTTTGGATGTCGATCGCAATTTTCTGCCTTCTCGCCACGCTTTACGTCATCCGCTTCATGCTCGACATCTACATCACCCAGCGATTCATCATCGCCTGGCGCATGTGGTTGACCGCGCACCTCACCGACGACTGGCTGGACGGCAAGGCCTATTACCGGGATCTGTTCATCGACAATACGATTGACAACCCCGACCAGCGTATCCAGCAGGACATCGACATCTTCACCGCCAACGCCGGTGCGACCCCGAACATTCCATCCAACGGGACGGGCAGCACGTTGCTGTTCGGGGCGGTCAACGCGGTCGCTTCGGTGATCTCCTTCGCGGCCATCCTGTGGAACCTGTCCGGAGATCTGACCCTGTTCGGCGTCACGTTGCCGCGGGCCATGTTCTGGACCGTGCTGGTGTACGTGCTGATCGCGACGGTCGTCGCGATTTGGCTTGGGCGCCCGCTGATTTGGCTCAGCTTCAACAACGAAAAGCTCAACGCCGCGTTCCGTTACGCGCTGGTACGGCTGCGCGACGCCGCGGAGGCCGTCGGCTTCTACCGCGGCGAGCTGGTCGAGCGCGGGCAGCTGTGGCGGCGCTTCACCCCGATCATCGACAACTACCGCAAGTTCGTTCGTCGGACCATCATCTTCAACGGCTGGAACTGGTCGGTGTCGCAGGCGATCGTCCCGCTGCCGTGGATCATCCAGGCGCCGCGGTTGTTCGCCGGCAAAATCAACTTCGGTGACGTAGGCCAGACGGCGACCGCCTTCGGCAACATCCACGACTCGCTGTCGTTCTTCCGGAACAACTACGACGCGTTTGCCTCGTTCCGGGCGGCCATTCTGCGTCTGCACGGCCTGGTCGACGCCAACGCCCAGGGTCGTGCGCTGCCGGCACTGCTGGTCAAGCCGAGCGAGGACACCGCCGTGGAACTCGCCCATGTCGAGGTGCGGACGCCGGAGGGCGACCAGCTGATCGACTCCCTCGACGTGCAGTTGGACACCGGTGATTCGCTGGTGATCACCGGCCGATCCGGTGCGGGCAAGACCACGCTGCTGCGCAGTCTGGCCGAGTTGTGGCCGTATGCCTCGGGAACGCTGTGCCGGCCGGACGGCGAGAACGCGACGATGTTCCTGTCGCAGTTGCCCTACGTGCCGCTGGGCAGCCTGCGAACCGTTGTGTGCTACCCGAACTCGCCGGACGACATCCGCGAAGACATGCTGCGGGAAACGCTGACCAAGGTGGCGCTGGCCCCGCTCATCGAGCGGCTCGACGAAGAGCGCGACTGGGCCAAGGTGCTCTCCCCCGGCGAGCAGCAGCGCGTGGCGTTCGCCCGCATTCTGTTGACCAAGCCGCGGGCGGTCTTCCTCGACGAGGCCACCTCCGCCCTCGACGAGGGGCTGGAGTTCGCGTTGTATCAGTTGCTGCGCAGCGAGTTACCGGAGTGCGTAGTGGTCAGCGTGAGCCACCGCCACACCGTCGAGCAGCACCACGAACAAGAGCTGCAGTTGCTCGGCGGGGGTCAATGGCGCCTGGGACCGGTCGGCTCGCAGCCCGCGAACGTCTAG
- a CDS encoding DUF881 domain-containing protein produces MSQDQPSGAAEESRDAPARHDDSRADTEAGAPHGRHELPDHSPRPEIGPVRRTGLSGLLRGGRSRLMFGSLAVLLCLVLGIAIVTQVRQTRSGDSLDTARPADLLVLLDSLRQREATLNSEVTELQNTLNALQASGNNDQAAIKNAQARLAALSILVGAVGATGPGVTITIEDPGPGVSPEVMLDVINELRAAGAEAIEINGGRESVRVGVDTWVVGSAGSLTLDTKTLSPPYSILAIGDPPTLAAAMNIPGGAEDSIKRVGGRMSVQQSDHVDVRTLRQPKPHQYAQPVK; encoded by the coding sequence TTGAGCCAGGATCAGCCGTCCGGGGCGGCCGAAGAAAGTCGTGACGCCCCAGCGCGGCACGACGATTCGCGGGCCGACACGGAGGCCGGGGCGCCGCACGGCCGCCACGAATTGCCCGACCACAGCCCGCGTCCCGAGATCGGACCGGTGCGCCGCACCGGCTTGTCCGGCCTGCTGCGCGGTGGCCGGTCGCGGCTGATGTTCGGCAGCCTGGCGGTCCTGCTGTGCCTCGTCCTGGGCATCGCCATCGTTACCCAGGTCCGGCAGACGCGGTCCGGCGACTCCCTGGACACGGCGCGCCCGGCGGACCTGCTGGTGTTGCTGGACTCGCTGCGCCAGCGCGAGGCCACACTGAATAGCGAAGTCACCGAACTGCAGAACACGTTGAATGCCCTACAGGCGTCCGGTAATAACGACCAGGCCGCGATCAAGAACGCGCAGGCTCGGCTGGCCGCGCTGTCCATTCTGGTCGGCGCAGTGGGCGCTACTGGCCCCGGCGTCACCATCACCATCGAAGACCCCGGCCCCGGTGTGTCACCCGAGGTGATGCTGGACGTGATCAATGAGTTGCGGGCCGCCGGCGCCGAAGCGATCGAGATCAACGGCGGACGCGAGTCCGTGCGGGTCGGTGTCGACACCTGGGTGGTCGGCTCGGCCGGCTCGCTGACCCTCGACACCAAGACCCTGTCGCCGCCGTATTCGATTCTGGCGATTGGTGATCCACCCACGCTGGCCGCGGCCATGAACATTCCGGGCGGCGCCGAGGACAGCATCAAGCGCGTCGGTGGCCGGATGTCGGTGCAGCAGAGTGACCACGTGGATGTGCGCACCTTGCGACAACCAAAACCCCACCAATACGCTCAGCCCGTCAAGTGA
- a CDS encoding DUF881 domain-containing protein: MAEPDRLLGGYDPNAGRSAHAAASPTLIPVPSLLRALLSEHLDPGYAAAAERRADAAAPPVGRARVFSWLWQALAAMLVATVFAAAVAQARSVEPGVRTAQQLLARSVRATEDAATKLAQRRSMLSRRVDDVQRLALADDAEGQRLLSQLDGLSLAAASTAILGPGLTVKVTDPGASPNLSDVSKQRVNGSRQIILDRDLQLVVNSLWASGAEAISVGGVRIGPNVTIRQAGGAILVDNNPTSSPYTILAVGPPHAMRDVFDNSPGLQRLRLLEVSYGVGITVTVSDGLSLPAGSIREVKFAKEIGPS; this comes from the coding sequence ATGGCTGAACCGGATCGCCTGCTGGGCGGCTACGATCCGAACGCGGGCCGCAGCGCGCACGCGGCGGCGAGCCCGACGCTCATCCCGGTTCCGTCCCTGCTGCGGGCCCTGCTCTCGGAGCACCTCGATCCCGGTTACGCCGCCGCCGCCGAACGGCGGGCCGATGCCGCCGCACCACCGGTCGGGCGGGCCCGCGTGTTCAGCTGGCTATGGCAGGCTCTGGCGGCCATGCTGGTTGCCACCGTGTTCGCCGCCGCAGTCGCACAAGCACGTTCGGTGGAACCCGGCGTGCGCACCGCACAGCAGCTGCTGGCGCGTAGCGTGCGAGCGACCGAAGACGCCGCGACCAAGCTCGCTCAGCGACGCAGCATGCTGTCGCGCCGGGTCGACGACGTGCAGCGACTCGCGCTGGCCGACGACGCTGAAGGCCAGCGGCTGCTCAGCCAACTGGACGGGCTGAGCCTGGCAGCGGCCAGCACCGCGATCCTCGGCCCCGGCCTGACCGTCAAGGTGACCGATCCCGGCGCCAGCCCGAACCTGTCCGACGTGTCCAAGCAACGGGTGAACGGCAGTCGGCAAATCATCTTGGATCGCGACCTGCAGCTCGTCGTCAACTCGTTGTGGGCCAGCGGTGCCGAGGCCATTTCGGTCGGCGGTGTGCGCATCGGGCCCAACGTGACCATCCGCCAGGCCGGCGGCGCGATCCTGGTCGACAACAACCCCACCAGCAGCCCCTACACGATTCTCGCCGTGGGGCCGCCGCACGCGATGCGCGACGTGTTCGACAACAGTCCCGGGTTGCAGCGGCTTAGGCTGCTAGAGGTTTCCTACGGTGTTGGCATCACGGTGACCGTCTCCGACGGTCTCTCATTGCCAGCCGGATCGATTCGAGAAGTCAAGTTCGCCAAGGAGATTGGGCCTTCGTGA
- a CDS encoding small basic family protein has protein sequence MIGIAALAVGIVLGLVFHPAVPEIVQPYLPIAVVAALDAVFGGLRAYLERIFDPKVFVVSFVFNVFVAALIVYVGDQLGVGTQLSTAIIVVLGIRIFGNAAALRRRLFGA, from the coding sequence ATGATCGGTATCGCGGCGCTGGCGGTCGGCATCGTGCTGGGGTTGGTTTTCCACCCCGCCGTGCCCGAGATCGTTCAGCCGTACCTACCCATCGCCGTGGTCGCGGCGCTGGACGCGGTTTTCGGCGGCCTGCGCGCCTATCTGGAGCGAATCTTCGATCCCAAGGTCTTCGTCGTGTCGTTCGTGTTCAACGTCTTCGTGGCGGCGCTGATCGTCTACGTCGGCGACCAGTTGGGCGTCGGCACGCAGCTGTCGACGGCCATCATCGTCGTGTTGGGCATCCGGATCTTCGGCAATGCCGCCGCCCTGCGGCGCCGCCTCTTCGGAGCGTAG
- a CDS encoding acetolactate synthase, with protein MSIDAPSSEIVHAGRLVARRLKSSGIDTLFTLSGGHLFSIYDGCREEGIRLIDTRHEQTAAFAAEGWSKVTRIPGVAALTAGPGVTNGLSAMAAAQQNQSPLVVLGGRAPAQRWGMGSLQEIDHIPFVAPLSRFAATAQSAADAGRLIDEALQAAVGAPSGVGFVDFPMDHVFSVSEDDGRAGALHTLPPAPVADGAALDRAAALLARAQRPVIMAGTNVWWGHGETALRRLADQRQIPVLMNGMARGVVPADHPLAFSRARSKALSEADVAVVVGVPMDFRLGFGNVFGPDTALIVVDRAQPEREHPRPIAASAYGDLGTILAELSGPSGADHRDWIEALRTAETAARRQEAGELGDDRIPLHPMRIYAELAPMLARDAIVVIDAGDFGSYAGRVLDSYQPGCWLDSGPFGCLGSGPGYALAAKLAYPQRQVVLLQGDGAFGFSGMEWDTLVRHQVPVVSVIGNNGIWGLEKHPMEAIYGYSVAAELRPGTRYDEVVRALGGHGELVSAPAELRPALERAFASGLPSVVNVLTDPTVAYPRRSNLA; from the coding sequence ATGAGCATCGACGCTCCGTCCAGCGAAATCGTCCACGCCGGTCGTCTCGTGGCCCGCAGGCTCAAATCCAGCGGCATCGACACCCTGTTCACCTTGTCGGGCGGCCACCTGTTCTCCATCTACGACGGCTGCCGGGAAGAGGGCATCCGGCTCATCGACACCCGCCATGAGCAGACGGCGGCCTTCGCCGCCGAGGGCTGGTCGAAAGTGACGCGAATCCCGGGCGTGGCGGCGCTCACCGCGGGCCCCGGTGTCACCAACGGCCTGAGTGCCATGGCGGCCGCGCAACAAAACCAGTCACCGCTGGTCGTGCTCGGCGGGCGCGCACCCGCGCAGCGTTGGGGCATGGGATCGCTGCAGGAAATCGATCACATCCCATTCGTGGCGCCGCTGAGCCGCTTCGCCGCCACCGCCCAGTCCGCCGCGGATGCGGGCCGGCTTATCGATGAGGCGCTGCAGGCCGCCGTCGGGGCGCCGTCAGGCGTCGGTTTCGTCGACTTCCCGATGGATCACGTGTTCTCCGTGTCGGAGGACGACGGCCGGGCCGGCGCGCTGCACACGCTGCCACCGGCCCCGGTTGCCGACGGTGCGGCACTGGACCGCGCCGCCGCGCTGCTGGCCCGGGCACAGCGGCCGGTGATCATGGCCGGCACCAACGTCTGGTGGGGGCACGGTGAGACGGCACTGCGGCGACTGGCCGACCAGCGGCAGATCCCGGTGTTGATGAATGGGATGGCGCGCGGGGTGGTGCCTGCCGATCACCCGTTGGCGTTCTCCCGGGCACGGTCCAAGGCACTCTCCGAGGCGGACGTGGCCGTCGTTGTCGGCGTGCCGATGGACTTTCGGCTCGGTTTCGGCAACGTGTTCGGGCCGGACACGGCGCTCATCGTGGTCGACCGGGCCCAACCCGAACGGGAGCACCCCCGGCCCATCGCGGCAAGCGCATACGGCGATCTGGGCACCATCCTCGCGGAGCTATCCGGCCCGAGTGGCGCCGACCATCGGGACTGGATCGAGGCGTTGCGGACGGCCGAGACCGCAGCCCGCCGGCAGGAGGCCGGCGAGCTCGGCGACGATCGAATCCCGCTGCATCCAATGCGGATCTACGCCGAGTTGGCGCCGATGCTCGCCCGCGACGCCATCGTCGTCATCGACGCCGGCGACTTCGGTTCCTATGCAGGCCGGGTGCTTGACAGCTACCAGCCGGGCTGCTGGCTGGACAGTGGCCCGTTCGGCTGCCTCGGCTCGGGCCCCGGCTACGCGCTGGCCGCCAAACTCGCCTATCCACAGCGGCAGGTCGTGCTGCTGCAGGGCGACGGCGCCTTCGGGTTCAGCGGCATGGAATGGGACACGCTGGTGCGACACCAGGTCCCGGTCGTGTCGGTGATCGGCAACAACGGCATCTGGGGCCTCGAGAAACATCCGATGGAGGCGATCTACGGGTATTCGGTGGCGGCCGAGCTGCGTCCGGGCACCCGCTATGACGAGGTGGTGCGCGCGCTGGGCGGGCACGGCGAATTGGTATCCGCGCCCGCCGAGCTGCGCCCCGCACTGGAGCGGGCGTTTGCCAGCGGCCTCCCGTCGGTGGTCAACGTGCTGACCGACCCGACCGTCGCCTATCCCCGCCGATCGAACCTCGCCTGA
- the gcvH gene encoding glycine cleavage system protein GcvH, with translation MSDIPADLHYTAEHEWVRQSGGDTVRVGITDFAQSALGDVVFVQLPEVGAQVTAGESFGEVESTKSVSDLYAPVTGTVIAVNDDLEGSPQLVNSDPYGDGWLVDVQVSDGGELAATISALLDAEAYRGTLTE, from the coding sequence GTGAGCGATATCCCGGCCGACCTGCACTACACCGCCGAACATGAGTGGGTTCGCCAAAGCGGTGGCGATACCGTGCGGGTCGGGATCACCGACTTTGCACAATCGGCACTGGGCGACGTCGTCTTCGTCCAGTTGCCCGAGGTGGGCGCCCAGGTGACCGCGGGCGAATCGTTCGGCGAGGTCGAGTCGACGAAATCCGTGTCCGACTTGTACGCACCGGTGACCGGCACGGTGATCGCGGTCAACGATGATCTGGAGGGCAGCCCACAGCTGGTCAACTCCGATCCCTACGGCGACGGCTGGCTGGTCGACGTCCAGGTCTCCGATGGCGGGGAGTTGGCAGCGACGATTTCGGCTCTGCTGGATGCCGAGGCCTACCGCGGCACGCTGACCGAGTGA